From one Flavobacterium kingsejongi genomic stretch:
- the xrtF gene encoding exosortase family protein XrtF: MVKFFLVYGVLLLVYNYYLQHYDAARNEVDGFTVIVATQTKELLSFFDVDAMITADPFAPSVRLFIQKYYIAKIVEGCNAISIMILFAAFIIAFSGRWYKTVVFIVFGILGIHCFNILRIALLGIALYRYPEYTNMLHGVVFPLAIYGAVFLLWYLWIAKFSDFAGDGK, from the coding sequence ATGGTCAAATTTTTCCTTGTGTATGGCGTGCTGCTACTGGTGTATAATTACTATTTACAACACTATGATGCCGCCAGGAATGAAGTGGACGGCTTCACCGTCATCGTAGCCACACAAACCAAAGAACTGTTATCTTTCTTTGATGTCGACGCCATGATTACTGCCGATCCCTTTGCTCCCAGTGTCAGGCTCTTTATCCAGAAGTATTATATCGCTAAGATTGTAGAAGGCTGTAATGCGATCAGTATTATGATCCTGTTTGCGGCTTTTATCATTGCTTTTTCAGGACGCTGGTATAAAACTGTCGTCTTTATAGTATTTGGTATTTTAGGGATCCATTGTTTTAATATCCTCCGGATTGCCCTTTTGGGGATTGCGTTGTACCGTTACCCGGAATATACCAATATGTTGCATGGCGTGGTATTTCCGTTAGCCATCTATGGCGCTGTATTTCTACTATGGTATTTGTGGATTGCTAAATTCTCTGATTTTGCAGGTGATGGGAAATAA